The Cricetulus griseus strain 17A/GY chromosome 9, alternate assembly CriGri-PICRH-1.0, whole genome shotgun sequence genome has a segment encoding these proteins:
- the Tsen34 gene encoding tRNA-splicing endonuclease subunit Sen34 isoform X2 translates to MLVVEVANGRSLVWGAEAVQALRERLGVGGRTVGALPRGPRQNSRLGLPLLLLPEEARLLAEIGAVTLVSAPRPDPRSHGLALASFKRQQEQSFQEQSSLAAEARETRRQELLEKIAEGQAAKKQKLEQDSGADEGQEAGGSEAPQGSTPGGETTDDGQANGQQEEAGEGSSSSPESSSPPESSSPQPGPSNGVTPLPRSALLIQLATARPRPVKAKPLDWRVQSKDWPHAGRPAHELRYSIYRDLWERGFFLSAAGKFGGDFLVYPGDPLRFHAHYIAQCWAADDPIPLQDLVSAGRLGTSVRKTLLLCSPQPDGKVVYTSLQWASLQ, encoded by the exons ATGCTGGTGGTGGAGGTTGCCAACGGCCGCTCGCTGGTGTGGGGCGCCGAGGCGGTGCAGGCGCTGCGGGAGCGCCTGGGGGTCGGGGGCCGCACGGTGGGCGCCCTGCCCCGCGGGCCCCGCCAGAACTCGCGCCTGGGCCTCCCGCTTCTGCTCCTACCCGAGGAAGCCCGGCTCCTGGCCGAGATAGGCGCCGTGACGCTCGTCAGCGCCCCGCGCCCGGATCCCCGCAGCCATGGCCTG GCCTTAGCGTCGTTCAAGCGCCAGCAGGAGCAGAGTTTCCAGGAGCAGAGCTCGTTGGCAGCCGAGGCCCGTGAGACCCGGCGTCAGGAGCTCCTGGAGAAGATCGCAGAGGGCCAGGCTGCCAAGAAGCAGAAGCTGGAGCAGGATTCAGGGGCCGATGAAGGCCAAGAAGCCGGTGGAAGCGAAGCTCCCCAGGGGAGTACCCCAGGGGGCGAGACCACTGATGACGGCCAGGCTAATGGGCAGCAGGAGGAGGCAGGTGAAG GCTCTTCATCTTCCCCAGAGTCTTCATCTCCTCCAGAGTCTTCATCTCCCCAGCCAGGGCCTTCAAACGGGGTGACCCCCTTGCCCAGGTCAGCCCTGCTCATCCAGCTGGCCACTGCCAGGCCTCGGCCTGTGAAGGCTAAGCCTCTGGATTGGCGTGTGCAGTCCAAAGACTGGCCGCATGCTGGCCGTCCCGCCCACGAGCTGCGCTACAGCATCTACCGGGACCTGTGGGAGAGAGGCTTCTTCCTCAGCGCAGCGGGGAAGTTTGGTGGGGACTTCCTGGTCTATCCTG gtGACCCGCTGCGTTTTCACGCCCACTACATCGCTCAGTGCTGGGCCGCCGACGACCCCATCCCCCTTCAGGACCTGGTCTCTGCCGGCCGCCTGGGAACCAGTGTCAGAAAGACCCTGCTTCTCTGCTCCCCCCAGCCTGATGGGAAGGTGGTCTACACCTCCCTGCAGTGGGCCAGCCTGCAGTGA
- the Rps9 gene encoding 40S ribosomal protein S9 isoform X2 → MPVARSWVCRKTYVTPRRPFEKSRLDQELKLIGEYGLRNKREVWRVKFTLAKIRKAARELLTLDEKDPRRLFEGNALLRRLVRIGVLDEGKMKLDYILGLKIEDFLERRLQTQVFKLGLAKSIHHARVLIRQRHIRVRKQVVNIPSFIVRLDSQKHIDFSLRSPYGGGRPGRVKRKNAKKGQGGAGAGDDEEED, encoded by the exons ATGCCGGTTGCCAGAAGTTGGGTTTGTCGCAAAACCTATGTCACCCCACGGAGGCCCTTCGAGAAGTCGCGTCTCGATCAGGAGCTGAAGCTGATAG GAGAATACGGGCTCCGGAACAAGCGCGAGGTGTGGAGGGTCAAGTTTACCCTGGCCAAGATCCGCAAGGCCGCCCGGGAGCTGCTGACCCTGGACGAAAAGGACCCACGGCGTCTTTTCGAAG GCAATGCCCTGCTGAGGCGACTTGTTCGCATTGGGGTGCTGGACGAGGGCAAGATGAAGCTGGATTACATCCTGGGCCTGAAGATTGAGGACTTCCTGGAGAGGCGGCTGCAGACCCAGGTCTTTAAGCTGGGCCTGGCCAAGTCCATCCACCACGCCCGAGTGCTCATCCGCCAGCGCCACATCAG GGTCCGCAAGCAGGTGGTGAACATCCCGTCCTTCATTGTCCGCCTGGACTCCCAGAAACACATTGATTTCTCCCTCCGTTCTCCTTACGGTGGTGGACGCCCAGGCCGCGTGAAGAGGAAGAATGCCAAGAAGGGCCAGGGTGGTGCTGGAGCTGGTGATGACGAGGAAGAGGATTAA
- the LOC100767307 gene encoding leukocyte immunoglobulin-like receptor subfamily B member 3 isoform X2, giving the protein MTVSFTALLCLGLTLGHGTPVLAGTLLKPNLTVQPDSVVSEQTTVTFLCEGKTGAQGYRLYTITNQYLTYRETIPNTENRADFSISKIGPQDAGQYNCQYWTHDGLSQYSDTLELVVTGAYSKPSLSAHPSPVVTEGGNVTLQCVSRQQSCKFFLINEGPQKVFWTRQSKYNYSTRRYQAQLRVDALTSSQRWTFRCYSFESNRPQVWSEPSDPLELLVSGTLHKPTIKAEPGPVIALGSAVTIWCQGTLDAEMYVLHKEGSQKPWGTQSPEEPGKRAKFSIPYVTQQHGGQYRCYCYSSAGWTERSDTLEIVVTGMYNSKPSLSALPSPVVTSGGNVTLQCVSRVRYDKLILTKEDEKFSSSLDSQHINYRGHYKVTFSMGPVTPVHRGTFRCYGYLKDTPQLWSVPSDPLKIYISGLSKKPSLLTHQGHILDPGKSLTLQCCSDYDRFGLYKVGGADFTQHYGQRTQGNFSSANFTLGYVSSSTAGQYRCYGAHNQSSEWSSSSDSLDIMITGKLPDSPFLSVKPNSTVRSGDNVTLLCQSAYTTDTFILSKEGAAHQPQRMKSKFQDWKSQAEFSMTAVTSALSGTYRCYRSQDSSPYLLSHASGPVELSVSGPIGSSSPPPSSPLPTAGLEMYLKALIGVSVAFILLLSILIFLLLRRRRQGKFRKDAQKETELQLPAGAAEPVTRDRGRQKRSNPAAATQEEILYASVEDMKPEDGVNLDSLRPPEEEPQQQTYAQVKDSRLRRAEAVLPSVRSREVPETKEEQAEEGRETDTQAAESEDPQDVVYAQLWSRSLRQGTAAPPPSQAAEAPEEPTVYAALAVTRPGPVPNKEEQ; this is encoded by the exons ATGACCGTCTCCTTCACAGCCCTGCTCTGTCTGG GACTGACTCTGGGCCATGGGACACCAGTGCTGGCAG GAACTCTCCTTAAGCCTAACCTCACAGTACAGCCAGACTCTGTGGTCTCAGAGCAGACTACAGTGACCTTCCTGTGTGAGGGGAAAACGGGAGCCCAAGGATACCGTCTGTATACAATTACAAACCAATATTTAACATACAGAGAGACCATACCGAATACTGAGAACAGGGCTGATTTCTCAATCTCAAAAATAGGTCCTCAGGACGCAGGGCAATATAACTGTCAATACTGGACCCATGATGGATTGTCACAGTACAGtgataccctggaactggtggTGACAG ggGCCTACAGTAAACCCAGCCTGTCAGCCCATCCCAGCCCTGTGGTGACTGAAGGAGGGAATGTCACTCTACAGTGTGTCTCAAGGCAACAAAGTTGCAAGTTCTTTCTGATTAACGAAGGACCACAGAAGGTCTTCTGGACACGGCAATCAAAGTACAACTACTCTACTCGGCGGTACCAGGCCCAACTCCGTGTGGATGCTCTGACCTCGAGCCAAAGGTGGACATTCAGATGCTACAGCTTTGAGAGTAACAGACCACAGGTGTGGTCAGAACCTAGTGACCCCCTGGAGCTCCTGGTCTCAG GGACCCTCCACAAACCCACCATCAAGGCTGAGCCAGGCCCTGTGATTGCTTTAGGAAGTGCAGTGACCATCTGGTGTCAGGGGACCCTGGATGCAGAAATGTATGTTCTTCATAAAGAAGGAAGCCAAAAGCCATGGGGCACACAGTCCCCAGAGGAGCCTGGCAAAAGGGCCAAGTTCTCCATCCCTTATGTGACACAGCAACATGGGGGGCAATATCGCTGTTACTGTTACAGCTCGGCTGGCTGGACAGAGCGCAGTGACACCCTGGAGATTGTGGTGACAG gAATGTACAACAGTAAACCCAGTCTGTCAGCCCTGCCCAGCCCTGTGGTGACCTCAGGAGGGAACGTGACTCTCCAGTGTGTCTCACGGGTTAGATATGACAAGCTCATTCTCACcaaggaagatgagaagttcTCCAGCTCCCTGGACTCACAGCATATAAACTATAGGGGGCACTACAAAGTCACATTCTCTATGGGTCCTGTGACCCCAGTCCACAGAGGGACATTCCGATGTTATGGTTACTTAAAGGACACCCCACAGTTGTGGTCAGTACCCAGTGACCCCCTGAAAATATACATCTCAG GCCTGTCTAAGAAGCCCTCTCTGCTGACTCATCAAGGCCATATCCTGGACCCTGGAAAGAGCCTCACCCTGCAGTGTTGCTCTGACTATGACAGATTTGGTCTGTACAAGGTAGGGGGAGCTGACTTCACCCAGCACTAtggccagaggacccagggtaACTTCTCTTCAGCCAACTTCACCCTGGGCTATGTGAGCAGCTCTACTGCAGGGCAGTACAGATGCTATGGAGCACACAACCAATCCTCTGAGTGGTCATCCTCTAGTGATTCCCTGGACATCATGATCACAG GAAAACTTCCTGACAGTCCTTTCCTCTCAGTGAAGCCAAACTCCACAGTGCGGTCTGGAGACAACGTGACCCTGCTGTGTCAGTCAGCATACACGACAGACACTTTCATTCTGTCCAAGGAGGGAGCAGCCCACCAACCCCAGAGAATGAAATCCAAGTTCCAAGATTGGAAGTCCCAGGCAGAATTCTCTATGACTGCTGTGACCTCTGCCCTCTCAGGCACCTACAGGTGCTACAGGTCTCAAGACTCATCTCCCTACCTGTTGTCACATGCCAGTGGCCCTGTAGAGCTCTCTGTCTCAG GACCCATTGGATCCTCCAGCCCACCACCTTCAAGTCCCTTGCCAACAGCAG GCCTGGAAATGTACCTGAAGGCTCTGATTGGAGTCTCTGTGGCCTTCATCCTGTTACTCTCCAttctcatctttctccttctccgaAGAAGGCGTCAGGGAAAGTTCAGGAAGGATG CCCAGAAAGAGACAGAATTGCAGCTTCCTGCAGGAGCTGCAGAGCCAGTAACCAGAGACAGAGGCCGCCAGAAGAG ATCCAACCCAGCTGCTGCCACCCAGGAAGAAATCCTAT ATGCCTCAGTGGAGGACATGAAACCTGAGGATGGTGTCAATCTGGACAGTTTG AGACCACCAGAGGAAGAGCCCCAGCAACAGACATATGCCCAGGTGAAAGACTCCAGGCTCAGGAGGGCAGAAGCTGTCCTACCTTCTGTCAGGTCAAGAGAAGtcccagaaacaaaagaagaacaagcagaagagggcagagagacagacactcaG GCTGCTGAATCTGAGGATCCCCAAGATGTGGTCTATGCCCAGCTGTGGAGCAGGTCACTCAGACAGGGGACAGCTGCACCTCCTCCCTCCCAGGCTGCAGAAGCCCCAGAGGAGCCCACTGTATATGCTGCTCTGGCAGTCACTCGACCAGGTCCTGTTCCCAATAAGGAGGAGCAATGA
- the LOC100767307 gene encoding leukocyte immunoglobulin-like receptor subfamily B member 3 isoform X3: protein MTVSFTALLCLGLTLGHGTPVLAGTLLKPNLTVQPDSVVSEQTTVTFLCEGKTGAQGYRLYTITNQYLTYRETIPNTENRADFSISKIGPQDAGQYNCQYWTHDGLSQYSDTLELVVTGAYSKPSLSAHPSPVVTEGGNVTLQCVSRQQSCKFFLINEGPQKVFWTRQSKYNYSTRRYQAQLRVDALTSSQRWTFRCYSFESNRPQVWSEPSDPLELLVSGTLHKPTIKAEPGPVIALGSAVTIWCQGTLDAEMYVLHKEGSQKPWGTQSPEEPGKRAKFSIPYVTQQHGGQYRCYCYSSAGWTERSDTLEIVVTGMYNSKPSLSALPSPVVTSGGNVTLQCVSRVRYDKLILTKEDEKFSSSLDSQHINYRGHYKVTFSMGPVTPVHRGTFRCYGYLKDTPQLWSVPSDPLKIYISGLSKKPSLLTHQGHILDPGKSLTLQCCSDYDRFGLYKVGGADFTQHYGQRTQGNFSSANFTLGYVSSSTAGQYRCYGAHNQSSEWSSSSDSLDIMITGKLPDSPFLSVKPNSTVRSGDNVTLLCQSAYTTDTFILSKEGAAHQPQRMKSKFQDWKSQAEFSMTAVTSALSGTYRCYRSQDSSPYLLSHASGPVELSVSGPIGSSSPPPSSPLPTAGLEMYLKALIGVSVAFILLLSILIFLLLRRRRQGKFRKDGECIVAQKETELQLPAGAAEPVTRDRGRQKRSNPAAATQEEILYASVEDMKPEDGVNLDSLRPPEEEPQQQTYAQVKDSRLRRAEAVLPSVRSREVPETKEEQAEEGRETDTQAAESEDPQDVVYAQLWSRSLRQGTAAPPPSQAAEAPEEPTVYAALAVTRPGPVPNKEEQ, encoded by the exons ATGACCGTCTCCTTCACAGCCCTGCTCTGTCTGG GACTGACTCTGGGCCATGGGACACCAGTGCTGGCAG GAACTCTCCTTAAGCCTAACCTCACAGTACAGCCAGACTCTGTGGTCTCAGAGCAGACTACAGTGACCTTCCTGTGTGAGGGGAAAACGGGAGCCCAAGGATACCGTCTGTATACAATTACAAACCAATATTTAACATACAGAGAGACCATACCGAATACTGAGAACAGGGCTGATTTCTCAATCTCAAAAATAGGTCCTCAGGACGCAGGGCAATATAACTGTCAATACTGGACCCATGATGGATTGTCACAGTACAGtgataccctggaactggtggTGACAG ggGCCTACAGTAAACCCAGCCTGTCAGCCCATCCCAGCCCTGTGGTGACTGAAGGAGGGAATGTCACTCTACAGTGTGTCTCAAGGCAACAAAGTTGCAAGTTCTTTCTGATTAACGAAGGACCACAGAAGGTCTTCTGGACACGGCAATCAAAGTACAACTACTCTACTCGGCGGTACCAGGCCCAACTCCGTGTGGATGCTCTGACCTCGAGCCAAAGGTGGACATTCAGATGCTACAGCTTTGAGAGTAACAGACCACAGGTGTGGTCAGAACCTAGTGACCCCCTGGAGCTCCTGGTCTCAG GGACCCTCCACAAACCCACCATCAAGGCTGAGCCAGGCCCTGTGATTGCTTTAGGAAGTGCAGTGACCATCTGGTGTCAGGGGACCCTGGATGCAGAAATGTATGTTCTTCATAAAGAAGGAAGCCAAAAGCCATGGGGCACACAGTCCCCAGAGGAGCCTGGCAAAAGGGCCAAGTTCTCCATCCCTTATGTGACACAGCAACATGGGGGGCAATATCGCTGTTACTGTTACAGCTCGGCTGGCTGGACAGAGCGCAGTGACACCCTGGAGATTGTGGTGACAG gAATGTACAACAGTAAACCCAGTCTGTCAGCCCTGCCCAGCCCTGTGGTGACCTCAGGAGGGAACGTGACTCTCCAGTGTGTCTCACGGGTTAGATATGACAAGCTCATTCTCACcaaggaagatgagaagttcTCCAGCTCCCTGGACTCACAGCATATAAACTATAGGGGGCACTACAAAGTCACATTCTCTATGGGTCCTGTGACCCCAGTCCACAGAGGGACATTCCGATGTTATGGTTACTTAAAGGACACCCCACAGTTGTGGTCAGTACCCAGTGACCCCCTGAAAATATACATCTCAG GCCTGTCTAAGAAGCCCTCTCTGCTGACTCATCAAGGCCATATCCTGGACCCTGGAAAGAGCCTCACCCTGCAGTGTTGCTCTGACTATGACAGATTTGGTCTGTACAAGGTAGGGGGAGCTGACTTCACCCAGCACTAtggccagaggacccagggtaACTTCTCTTCAGCCAACTTCACCCTGGGCTATGTGAGCAGCTCTACTGCAGGGCAGTACAGATGCTATGGAGCACACAACCAATCCTCTGAGTGGTCATCCTCTAGTGATTCCCTGGACATCATGATCACAG GAAAACTTCCTGACAGTCCTTTCCTCTCAGTGAAGCCAAACTCCACAGTGCGGTCTGGAGACAACGTGACCCTGCTGTGTCAGTCAGCATACACGACAGACACTTTCATTCTGTCCAAGGAGGGAGCAGCCCACCAACCCCAGAGAATGAAATCCAAGTTCCAAGATTGGAAGTCCCAGGCAGAATTCTCTATGACTGCTGTGACCTCTGCCCTCTCAGGCACCTACAGGTGCTACAGGTCTCAAGACTCATCTCCCTACCTGTTGTCACATGCCAGTGGCCCTGTAGAGCTCTCTGTCTCAG GACCCATTGGATCCTCCAGCCCACCACCTTCAAGTCCCTTGCCAACAGCAG GCCTGGAAATGTACCTGAAGGCTCTGATTGGAGTCTCTGTGGCCTTCATCCTGTTACTCTCCAttctcatctttctccttctccgaAGAAGGCGTCAGGGAAAGTTCAGGAAGGATGGTGAGTGCATTGTGG CCCAGAAAGAGACAGAATTGCAGCTTCCTGCAGGAGCTGCAGAGCCAGTAACCAGAGACAGAGGCCGCCAGAAGAG ATCCAACCCAGCTGCTGCCACCCAGGAAGAAATCCTAT ATGCCTCAGTGGAGGACATGAAACCTGAGGATGGTGTCAATCTGGACAGTTTG AGACCACCAGAGGAAGAGCCCCAGCAACAGACATATGCCCAGGTGAAAGACTCCAGGCTCAGGAGGGCAGAAGCTGTCCTACCTTCTGTCAGGTCAAGAGAAGtcccagaaacaaaagaagaacaagcagaagagggcagagagacagacactcaG GCTGCTGAATCTGAGGATCCCCAAGATGTGGTCTATGCCCAGCTGTGGAGCAGGTCACTCAGACAGGGGACAGCTGCACCTCCTCCCTCCCAGGCTGCAGAAGCCCCAGAGGAGCCCACTGTATATGCTGCTCTGGCAGTCACTCGACCAGGTCCTGTTCCCAATAAGGAGGAGCAATGA